From Micromonospora rhizosphaerae, the proteins below share one genomic window:
- a CDS encoding Rv3235 family protein, with translation MVDTRRPPAPRPPVRLRPAPPIDPPFADEGDPWFRLSPDQLTLDLFDPRRRDPGRPAGRHVDVRPTPTGPGRHGSAPPPSALVTATPEAARAAHRFVRTCLEILNGYRPPGQLRPLSHPGSATEVAAQLARAAQRVGPVRRRSTRPTAQLRRLRVCEPRAGAVEAAAVLAGPAGASWAMALRLEHRRGSWLCTTLQVL, from the coding sequence ATGGTCGACACCCGTCGCCCGCCGGCGCCGCGTCCCCCGGTCCGTCTCCGTCCCGCGCCGCCGATCGACCCGCCCTTCGCCGACGAGGGCGATCCCTGGTTCCGCCTCAGCCCCGACCAGCTCACCCTCGACCTCTTCGACCCGCGCCGCCGCGATCCCGGCCGCCCCGCCGGGCGGCACGTCGACGTCCGACCGACACCGACGGGGCCGGGCCGCCACGGCTCCGCCCCACCGCCGAGCGCCCTGGTCACGGCAACGCCCGAAGCGGCCCGGGCGGCGCACCGGTTCGTCCGGACCTGCCTGGAGATCCTCAACGGCTACCGGCCGCCGGGGCAGCTCAGACCGTTGAGCCATCCCGGCAGCGCGACCGAGGTGGCGGCCCAGCTGGCCCGGGCCGCCCAGCGTGTCGGCCCGGTACGCCGCCGGTCGACCCGCCCGACCGCCCAGCTCCGCCGGCTGCGCGTCTGCGAACCCCGGGCCGGCGCGGTGGAGGCGGCGGCCGTGCTCGCCGGTCCGGCCGGTGCCAGCTGGGCGATGGCCCTCCGCCTGGAGCACCGCCGCGGCAGTTGGCTCTGCACCACCCTCCAGGTCCTCTGA
- a CDS encoding PadR family transcriptional regulator, which yields MAESGVNPTAAALLGLLHEGPMTGGQLMAAAERRLAPYWSMTRSQVYRELPVLAEKGLVRLGKPGPRMSQPYAITAAGKRTFTKWLAENPGRDTIRNPIALRMAFGELHSPNQLKNLYTTANEYHTEALARVREQVKNAKKEGETYDASALEFAVAYHKAALSWLKTAPVGG from the coding sequence ATGGCGGAATCCGGAGTCAACCCCACGGCGGCGGCCCTGCTGGGCCTGCTGCACGAGGGCCCGATGACAGGCGGCCAGCTGATGGCCGCCGCCGAGCGCCGGTTGGCGCCGTACTGGTCGATGACCCGCAGTCAGGTCTACCGCGAGTTGCCGGTGCTGGCCGAGAAGGGTCTGGTGCGGCTCGGCAAGCCGGGGCCGCGGATGAGCCAGCCGTACGCGATCACGGCGGCCGGAAAACGGACATTTACCAAGTGGCTGGCGGAGAACCCGGGGCGGGACACCATCCGCAACCCGATCGCGCTGCGGATGGCCTTCGGCGAGCTGCACTCGCCGAATCAGCTGAAGAACCTGTACACCACGGCGAACGAGTACCACACCGAGGCGCTGGCGCGGGTCCGGGAGCAGGTGAAGAACGCCAAGAAGGAGGGGGAGACGTACGACGCCAGCGCGCTGGAGTTCGCCGTCGCCTACCACAAGGCCGCCCTGTCCTGGCTCAAGACCGCCCCGGTCGGCGGCTGA
- a CDS encoding GNAT family N-acetyltransferase: MTPELVEAYGVRLRLFRLDDAADTAAGCADPVTQRGISGMPYPYTEETARWWITEGAPAAWAAGGAAYAIADPATDRLLGGIGLSQVVPARGQAEIGYWVAPWARGRGVATAATRALAEQAFAAGTARLELLTNDENTASQRVALAAGFRHEGVRRAANPSRGGGRHDLIAWVRLADDPPGPTARLLPDLPGGRLTDGVVTLRRIAPGDADVMFRLHTLPEVVANQAPPVPPTRAAIDRRCRLAETAWLTGSLARLLMLDAATGEPAGSCGLSYSDPAAGEASVGYALLPAWRGRGYASRAVRLLAVWAFGLPGITRLVAGTLPDNTASHRVLEKVGFRREGLLLGRLPGLNGGRIDDLVFGLLAADLRAGH, from the coding sequence GTGACGCCCGAGCTCGTCGAGGCGTACGGGGTGCGACTGCGGCTGTTTCGCCTCGACGACGCGGCCGACACCGCGGCGGGCTGCGCCGACCCGGTCACCCAGCGCGGAATCTCCGGCATGCCGTACCCGTACACCGAGGAGACCGCGCGGTGGTGGATCACCGAGGGCGCGCCGGCGGCCTGGGCTGCCGGCGGCGCCGCGTACGCGATCGCCGATCCGGCCACCGACCGGCTGCTCGGCGGCATCGGCCTGAGCCAGGTGGTACCCGCCCGCGGCCAGGCGGAGATCGGCTACTGGGTGGCGCCCTGGGCGCGCGGCCGGGGCGTGGCCACCGCCGCCACCCGGGCGCTGGCCGAACAGGCGTTCGCCGCCGGCACCGCCCGGCTGGAGCTGCTCACCAACGACGAGAACACCGCCAGCCAGCGGGTCGCGCTGGCCGCCGGCTTCCGGCACGAGGGGGTACGCCGGGCGGCGAACCCGAGTCGGGGCGGCGGCCGGCACGACCTGATCGCCTGGGTACGCCTCGCCGACGACCCGCCCGGGCCGACCGCGCGGCTCCTGCCGGACCTGCCCGGCGGGCGGCTCACCGACGGCGTGGTGACCCTGCGCCGGATCGCCCCGGGCGACGCCGACGTGATGTTCCGGCTGCACACGCTGCCGGAGGTGGTGGCCAACCAGGCGCCCCCGGTGCCGCCGACCCGGGCCGCGATCGACCGGCGCTGCCGGCTGGCGGAGACCGCCTGGCTCACCGGCAGCCTGGCCCGGCTGCTGATGCTCGACGCGGCCACCGGCGAACCGGCGGGCAGCTGCGGGCTGTCCTACAGCGATCCGGCGGCCGGCGAGGCGAGCGTCGGCTACGCGCTGCTGCCCGCCTGGCGCGGGCGCGGGTACGCCTCCCGGGCGGTACGGCTCCTTGCCGTCTGGGCATTCGGCCTGCCCGGGATCACCCGGCTGGTCGCGGGGACCCTGCCGGACAACACCGCGTCGCACCGGGTGCTGGAGAAGGTGGGCTTCCGCCGGGAGGGGCTGCTGCTCGGCCGGCTGCCCGGACTGAACGGCGGCCGGATCGACGACCTGGTATTCGGGCTGCTCGCGGCGGATCTGCGGGCCGGGCACTGA
- the pruA gene encoding L-glutamate gamma-semialdehyde dehydrogenase gives MDAVFSVPEPRNEPVHTYEPGSADRERLERRLTELAAERIDLPMTIAGEQRMAGGDSINVRQPHKHAHVLGVTGHATHDDARAAVKAAKDAAPMWRALPFEERAAIFLRAAELLSGPWRDTLNAATMLGQSKTVVQAEIDSACEFIDFLRFNVYFARKLLEEQPMSSPGVWNRFDHRPLEGFVYAITPFNFTAIAGNLPSAPALLGNTVVWKPSPTQQFAAHFTMRLFEAAGLPPGVINMVTGRGEEVSDVVLADPDLAGIHFTGSTKVFQHLWRTVGENIAGYRGYPRLIGETGGKDFVVAHASADVDALHTALIRGAYEYQGQKCSAASRAYVPRSIWEGGLRDRLAATTDALRYGDVTDFSNFGGAVIDEKAYSRHTAALELISDDETCTVLAGGTADDSVGYFVRPTLFECTDLAHETFTTEYFGPILGVHVFDDARFEDVVAQAESIAPYALTGSIFATDRKVVDAVAEKMRYAAGNFYINDKPTGAVVGQQPFGGARASGTNDKAGSWHNLVRWMSPRTIKETFVPPTDHTYPHMG, from the coding sequence ATGGACGCCGTGTTCTCCGTACCCGAGCCGCGCAACGAGCCGGTACACACCTACGAGCCGGGCAGCGCCGACCGGGAGCGGCTCGAGCGGCGGCTGACCGAGCTGGCCGCCGAGCGGATCGACCTGCCGATGACCATCGCCGGTGAACAGCGGATGGCCGGCGGCGATTCGATCAACGTGCGCCAGCCGCACAAGCACGCGCACGTCCTCGGCGTCACCGGCCACGCCACCCACGACGACGCTCGCGCCGCCGTCAAGGCCGCCAAGGACGCCGCCCCGATGTGGCGCGCGCTGCCGTTCGAGGAGCGCGCCGCGATCTTCCTCCGCGCGGCCGAGCTGCTCTCCGGCCCGTGGCGGGACACGCTCAACGCGGCCACCATGCTCGGCCAGTCCAAGACCGTGGTCCAGGCCGAGATCGACTCGGCCTGCGAGTTCATCGACTTCCTCCGGTTCAACGTGTACTTCGCGCGGAAGCTGCTGGAGGAGCAGCCGATGTCCTCGCCCGGGGTGTGGAACCGGTTCGACCACCGCCCGCTGGAGGGCTTCGTCTACGCGATCACGCCGTTCAACTTCACGGCGATCGCGGGCAACCTGCCCTCCGCCCCGGCCCTGCTCGGCAACACCGTGGTCTGGAAGCCGAGCCCGACCCAGCAGTTCGCCGCGCACTTCACCATGCGGCTCTTCGAGGCGGCCGGCCTGCCGCCCGGTGTGATCAACATGGTGACCGGGCGCGGCGAGGAGGTCTCCGACGTGGTGCTCGCCGACCCGGACCTGGCCGGCATCCACTTCACCGGCTCGACCAAGGTGTTCCAGCACCTCTGGCGGACGGTGGGCGAGAACATCGCCGGCTACCGGGGCTACCCGCGGCTGATCGGCGAGACCGGCGGCAAGGACTTCGTCGTCGCGCACGCCAGCGCCGACGTGGACGCGCTGCACACCGCGCTCATCCGGGGCGCCTACGAGTACCAGGGCCAGAAGTGCTCGGCCGCGTCGCGGGCGTACGTCCCGCGGTCGATCTGGGAGGGCGGGCTGCGCGACCGGCTGGCCGCCACCACGGACGCCCTCCGCTACGGCGATGTCACCGACTTCAGCAACTTCGGCGGCGCGGTGATCGACGAGAAGGCGTACAGCCGGCACACCGCCGCCCTGGAGCTGATCAGCGACGACGAGACCTGCACGGTCCTGGCGGGCGGCACGGCCGACGACTCCGTGGGCTACTTCGTCCGCCCGACCCTCTTCGAGTGCACCGACCTGGCGCACGAGACGTTCACCACCGAGTACTTCGGGCCGATCCTCGGCGTGCACGTCTTCGACGACGCCCGCTTCGAGGACGTCGTCGCGCAGGCCGAGTCGATCGCCCCGTACGCGCTGACCGGGTCGATCTTCGCGACCGACCGCAAGGTGGTCGACGCGGTGGCGGAGAAGATGCGGTACGCGGCCGGCAACTTCTACATCAACGACAAGCCGACCGGCGCGGTGGTCGGGCAGCAGCCCTTCGGCGGCGCCCGGGCCAGCGGCACCAACGACAAGGCGGGCTCCTGGCACAACCTGGTCCGCTGGATGTCGCCGCGGACGATCAAGGAGACCTTCGTCCCGCCGACCGACCACACGTACCCGCACATGGGCTGA
- the prfB gene encoding peptide chain release factor 2 codes for MTAADYAEQLKELDATLRNIEAVLNLDKLHEEKARLEQEASAPDLWDDQAKAQKVTSQLSYVNGEINKLGSLRSRLDDAGVLLELAEAESDPGVLAEVETEIAGLTKAIEEMEVRTLLSGEYDSREALVAIRAGAGGVDAADFAEMLLRMYLRWAERHGYPTEVYETSYAEEAGLKSATFTVKVPYAYGTLSVESGTHRLVRISPFDNQGRRQTSFAGVEVLPVVEQTDHIDIPENEMRIDVYRSSGPGGQSVNTTDSAVRITHIPTGIVVTCQNEKSQLQNKASALRVLQARLLERKRQEEQAKLQGLKTEAAGSWGDQMRSYVLHPYQMVKDLRTEQETGNPSAVFDGELDGFIEAGIRWRKQQQLAESAA; via the coding sequence GTGACCGCTGCCGATTACGCCGAACAGCTCAAGGAACTCGACGCCACCCTGCGCAACATCGAGGCCGTCCTCAACCTTGACAAGCTGCACGAGGAGAAGGCCCGGCTGGAGCAGGAGGCCTCCGCGCCGGACCTCTGGGACGACCAGGCCAAGGCGCAGAAGGTGACCTCGCAGCTGTCGTACGTCAACGGCGAGATCAACAAGCTCGGCAGCCTCCGTTCCCGGCTCGACGACGCCGGTGTCCTGCTGGAGTTGGCCGAGGCGGAGTCCGACCCGGGGGTGCTCGCCGAGGTCGAGACGGAGATCGCCGGGCTGACCAAGGCCATCGAGGAGATGGAGGTTCGTACCCTGCTGTCCGGCGAGTACGACTCCCGGGAGGCGCTGGTCGCCATCCGGGCCGGCGCCGGCGGCGTGGACGCGGCGGACTTCGCCGAGATGCTGCTCCGGATGTACCTGCGCTGGGCCGAGCGGCACGGCTACCCGACCGAGGTCTACGAGACCTCGTACGCCGAGGAGGCCGGCCTCAAGTCCGCCACCTTCACGGTCAAGGTCCCGTACGCCTACGGCACGCTCAGCGTCGAGTCCGGCACCCACCGGCTGGTGCGGATCAGCCCGTTCGACAACCAGGGCCGCCGGCAGACCAGCTTCGCCGGCGTCGAGGTGCTGCCGGTGGTCGAGCAGACCGACCACATCGACATCCCCGAGAACGAGATGCGGATCGACGTCTACCGCTCCTCGGGCCCGGGTGGGCAGAGCGTCAACACCACCGACTCGGCGGTGCGGATCACGCACATCCCGACCGGCATCGTGGTCACCTGCCAGAACGAGAAGTCCCAGCTGCAGAACAAGGCCTCCGCGCTGCGGGTGCTCCAGGCCCGGCTGCTGGAGCGCAAGCGCCAGGAGGAGCAGGCCAAGCTCCAGGGCCTCAAGACCGAGGCTGCCGGCTCGTGGGGCGACCAGATGCGCTCGTACGTCCTGCACCCGTATCAGATGGTGAAGGATCTGCGAACGGAGCAGGAGACGGGCAATCCGTCCGCGGTCTTCGACGGGGAACTGGACGGCTTCATCGAGGCCGGGATCCGGTGGCGCAAGCAGCAGCAGCTCGCGGAAAGCGCTGCGTAA
- a CDS encoding GNAT family N-acetyltransferase, with product MARVEPVEITEDGLLLRPWRAADADAVHRACQDPDIQRWTTVPRPYLPEHAHDFVTGKASAAWADGTGAPFAVCDAATGELLASCGLVSIDRGLGSGEVGYWTAPWARDRGVAVRATRAVARWAFDALKLRRLIWQAEVGNHASRLVALRAGFRIEGELRLAHPAVNGRPEGWIGSLFPGEVPAVGEPGPAGRGTLEARRAAVFGRPQPTLFAAAGAIELRLRPMEERDLDNIVTTCRDPQTIAWTTVPAPYEREHAEGFKRDFAEAAWARGTGAYFTIADGDDRYVGSVDLRISKADPLNSDVGFMTAPHARGRGYLPAALGALTAWGFTTLGLARIEWRALAGNTASRRVAEKAGFAFEGTARGVLPTRDGRGDAWVAALLAEDLA from the coding sequence ATGGCTCGGGTGGAGCCTGTGGAGATCACCGAGGACGGCCTGCTGCTGCGACCCTGGCGGGCGGCGGACGCCGACGCGGTGCACCGCGCCTGCCAGGACCCGGACATCCAGCGCTGGACCACCGTACCGCGCCCGTACCTGCCCGAACACGCCCACGACTTCGTGACCGGGAAGGCTTCGGCGGCCTGGGCGGACGGCACCGGGGCGCCGTTCGCGGTCTGTGACGCGGCCACCGGGGAGCTGCTCGCCTCCTGCGGCCTGGTCTCGATCGACCGGGGCCTGGGCTCCGGCGAGGTGGGCTACTGGACCGCTCCCTGGGCCCGCGACCGGGGCGTCGCGGTCCGCGCCACCCGGGCGGTCGCCCGCTGGGCCTTCGACGCGCTCAAGCTGCGCCGGCTGATCTGGCAGGCCGAGGTCGGCAACCACGCCTCGCGACTGGTCGCGCTCCGCGCCGGTTTCCGGATCGAGGGCGAGCTGCGGCTCGCCCATCCGGCCGTGAACGGTCGCCCGGAGGGCTGGATCGGCTCGCTCTTCCCCGGCGAGGTGCCGGCGGTCGGCGAGCCCGGCCCCGCCGGCCGGGGCACCCTGGAGGCCCGCCGGGCCGCGGTCTTCGGCCGGCCGCAGCCCACCCTCTTCGCCGCTGCCGGCGCCATCGAGCTGCGGCTGCGTCCGATGGAGGAGCGCGACCTGGACAACATCGTGACCACCTGCCGCGACCCGCAGACCATCGCCTGGACCACCGTGCCGGCCCCGTACGAGCGGGAGCACGCCGAGGGGTTCAAGCGGGACTTCGCCGAGGCGGCGTGGGCGCGCGGCACCGGCGCGTACTTCACCATCGCCGACGGCGACGACCGGTACGTCGGCTCGGTGGACCTGCGAATCTCCAAGGCCGACCCGCTGAACAGCGATGTCGGCTTCATGACCGCCCCGCACGCCCGCGGCCGGGGCTACCTGCCGGCCGCGCTCGGCGCGCTCACCGCCTGGGGCTTCACCACGCTGGGCCTGGCCCGGATCGAGTGGCGGGCGCTGGCCGGCAACACCGCGTCCCGGCGGGTCGCCGAGAAGGCCGGCTTCGCCTTCGAGGGCACCGCCCGGGGCGTTCTGCCCACCCGGGACGGCCGGGGCGACGCCTGGGTGGCCGCGCTGCTCGCCGAGGACCTGGCGTGA
- the secA gene encoding preprotein translocase subunit SecA, with protein MSILEKVLSAGEGRMVRRLKAIAAAVNSIEDDYVNLTDEELRGLTEQYRERLADGETLDDLLPEAFATVREAAARVLGQRPYDVQVMGGAALHFGNIAEMKTGEGKTLTSVMAVYLNALSGNGVHVVTVNDYLAQRDAAWMGRVHEFLGLTVGVVLPNRPASEHRAAYECDITYGTNNEFGFDYLRDNMAWSKDELVQRGHNFAVVDEVDSILIDEARTPLIISGPAEHSARWYQEFAGVVARMQPGTDGEGDYEVDHAKRTIAVTERGVAKVEDRLGIDNLYESVNTPLVGYMNNAIKAKELYKRDKDYIVSDGEVLIVDEFTGRILHGRRYNEGMHQAIEAKEGVEIKQENQTLATITLQNYFRLYEKLSGMTGTAQTEASEFNKVYKVGVVTIPTHRPMIRLDRADVIYKTEKAKFNAVVEDIAERHEQGQPVLVGTVSVENSEILSQLLRRRGIPHSVLNAKFHAKEAEIVAQAGRKGAVTVATNMAGRGTDILLGGNPEFLAANELRQRGLDPVEQPEEYAKAMEEVLPTWKQACDAEAEEVAAAGGLYVLGTERHESRRIDNQLRGRAGRQGDPGESRFYLSLQDELMRRFRAGAVEAVMERFNIPEDVPIESKMVTRQIKSAQAQIEGQNAEIRKNVLKYDEVMNKQRQVIYAERLRVLNGEDLSEQVRNMIDDVVTAYVVGATSEGYAEDWDLDQLWSSLKQLYPVGVSVEELEEEVGSRAGLDQDFLLARLKEDAHAAYDRREEQLGEEAVRQLERMVLLQVIDRKWREHLYEMDYLQEGISLRAYAQRDPVIEYQREGFDMFSTMMDGIKEETVGFLYNLEVQIQEAEPEAEEVQLLEKPVEIRAKGLNRAPQQQGLQYSAPTIDGEAGGGAVAVERADQQAPALGIGRPEKTARPAAPSPSGTPRRPAAAGMNGQAVAASTARRAAPGQVDAGEGPSRNAPCPCGSGRKYKRCHGAPNNGA; from the coding sequence GTGTCGATTCTGGAAAAGGTCCTTAGCGCGGGCGAGGGCCGCATGGTGCGCCGGCTCAAGGCCATCGCCGCCGCCGTCAACTCGATCGAGGACGACTACGTCAACCTCACCGACGAGGAGCTGCGCGGCCTGACCGAGCAGTACCGCGAGCGGCTCGCCGATGGTGAGACCCTCGATGACCTGCTGCCGGAGGCCTTCGCCACGGTGCGCGAGGCGGCGGCGCGGGTGCTCGGCCAGCGCCCGTACGACGTCCAGGTGATGGGCGGCGCGGCGCTGCACTTCGGCAACATCGCCGAGATGAAGACCGGTGAGGGCAAGACCCTCACCTCGGTCATGGCGGTCTACCTCAACGCGCTCTCCGGTAACGGCGTGCACGTGGTCACGGTCAACGACTACCTGGCCCAGCGCGATGCCGCCTGGATGGGCCGGGTGCACGAGTTCCTCGGCCTGACCGTCGGCGTGGTGCTGCCCAACCGGCCGGCCAGCGAGCACCGTGCCGCCTACGAATGCGACATCACCTACGGCACCAACAACGAGTTCGGCTTCGACTACCTGCGCGACAACATGGCCTGGTCGAAGGACGAGCTGGTCCAGCGCGGCCACAACTTCGCGGTGGTCGACGAGGTCGACTCGATCCTCATCGACGAGGCCCGGACCCCGCTGATCATCTCCGGCCCGGCCGAGCACTCCGCCCGCTGGTACCAGGAGTTCGCCGGCGTGGTGGCCCGGATGCAGCCGGGCACCGACGGCGAGGGTGACTACGAGGTCGACCACGCCAAGCGGACCATCGCGGTCACCGAGCGCGGTGTGGCCAAGGTCGAGGACCGGCTCGGCATCGACAACCTCTACGAGTCGGTCAACACCCCGCTCGTCGGCTACATGAACAACGCGATCAAGGCCAAGGAGCTCTACAAGCGCGACAAGGACTACATCGTCAGCGACGGCGAGGTCCTGATCGTCGACGAGTTCACCGGCCGCATCCTGCACGGCCGGCGCTACAACGAGGGCATGCACCAGGCGATCGAGGCCAAGGAGGGGGTGGAGATCAAGCAGGAGAACCAGACTCTGGCGACCATCACCCTCCAGAACTACTTCCGCCTCTACGAGAAGCTCTCCGGCATGACCGGTACCGCCCAGACCGAGGCGAGCGAGTTCAACAAGGTCTACAAGGTCGGCGTCGTGACCATCCCGACGCACCGGCCGATGATCCGCCTCGACCGGGCGGACGTCATCTACAAGACCGAGAAGGCCAAGTTCAACGCCGTGGTGGAGGACATCGCCGAGCGGCACGAGCAGGGCCAGCCGGTGCTGGTCGGCACCGTCTCGGTGGAGAATTCCGAGATCCTCTCCCAGCTGCTGCGCCGCCGGGGCATCCCGCACTCCGTGCTGAACGCCAAGTTCCACGCCAAGGAGGCGGAGATCGTCGCCCAGGCCGGGCGCAAGGGCGCGGTCACCGTCGCCACCAACATGGCCGGCCGTGGTACGGACATCCTGCTCGGCGGCAACCCCGAGTTCCTCGCCGCCAACGAGCTGCGCCAGCGCGGCCTCGACCCGGTCGAGCAGCCGGAGGAGTACGCCAAGGCGATGGAGGAGGTCCTGCCCACGTGGAAGCAGGCCTGCGACGCCGAGGCCGAGGAGGTCGCCGCGGCCGGTGGCCTCTACGTGCTGGGCACCGAGCGGCACGAGTCCCGCCGGATCGACAACCAGCTGCGCGGTCGGGCCGGCCGGCAGGGTGACCCGGGCGAGTCCCGCTTCTACCTCTCCCTGCAGGACGAGCTGATGCGGCGCTTCCGGGCCGGTGCGGTCGAGGCGGTGATGGAGCGCTTCAACATCCCGGAGGACGTGCCGATCGAGTCGAAGATGGTCACCCGTCAGATCAAGAGCGCGCAGGCGCAGATCGAGGGCCAGAACGCCGAGATCCGCAAGAACGTCCTCAAGTACGACGAGGTGATGAACAAGCAGCGCCAGGTGATCTACGCCGAGCGCCTCCGGGTGCTCAACGGCGAGGACCTCTCCGAGCAGGTGCGCAACATGATCGACGACGTGGTGACCGCGTACGTCGTGGGCGCCACCAGCGAGGGCTACGCCGAGGACTGGGACCTCGACCAGCTCTGGTCCAGCCTCAAGCAGCTCTACCCGGTGGGCGTCTCCGTCGAGGAGCTGGAGGAGGAGGTGGGCTCGCGGGCCGGCCTCGACCAGGACTTCCTGCTCGCCCGGCTCAAGGAGGACGCGCACGCCGCGTACGACCGGCGCGAGGAGCAGCTCGGCGAGGAGGCGGTACGCCAGCTCGAGCGGATGGTGCTGCTCCAGGTCATCGACCGCAAGTGGCGTGAGCACCTCTACGAGATGGACTACCTGCAGGAGGGCATCAGCCTGCGGGCGTACGCCCAGCGCGACCCGGTGATCGAGTACCAGCGCGAGGGCTTCGACATGTTCTCCACCATGATGGACGGCATCAAGGAGGAGACGGTCGGCTTCCTCTACAACCTGGAGGTCCAGATCCAGGAGGCCGAGCCGGAGGCCGAGGAGGTGCAGCTGCTGGAGAAGCCGGTGGAGATCCGCGCCAAGGGCCTCAACCGCGCGCCGCAGCAGCAGGGCCTGCAGTACTCCGCGCCCACCATCGACGGTGAGGCGGGCGGCGGCGCGGTCGCCGTCGAGCGGGCCGACCAGCAGGCGCCGGCCCTCGGCATCGGCCGCCCGGAGAAGACCGCCCGGCCCGCCGCCCCGTCCCCGTCCGGCACCCCGCGGCGCCCGGCGGCCGCCGGGATGAACGGCCAGGCCGTCGCGGCGAGCACCGCCCGGCGGGCGGCGCCGGGCCAGGTGGACGCCGGTGAGGGCCCGTCCCGCAACGCCCCCTGCCCGTGCGGCTCCGGCCGCAAGTACAAGCGCTGCCACGGCGCCCCCAACAACGGCGCCTGA
- a CDS encoding DUF6912 family protein, whose amino-acid sequence MTDELVRVYVPATVPMLSRLREQGLTAGEAHAVTPTLREWYAEGDEEELEYVAFTRAAQDALLLLRADPSAPRRRVVVSVDLPARAVGRVDGELGSSAVRLTEPVPVSAVAAIHVDGAEAADDVAAAAEVVAEAQAGDPDAQFTVDSAEDHELEWYDVTELDLLLRSVS is encoded by the coding sequence GTGACCGACGAGCTTGTCCGGGTGTACGTACCGGCGACGGTCCCCATGCTGTCGCGGCTACGCGAGCAGGGACTCACCGCCGGCGAGGCGCACGCGGTCACCCCGACCCTGCGCGAGTGGTACGCCGAGGGTGACGAGGAGGAACTGGAGTACGTCGCCTTCACCCGGGCCGCCCAGGACGCGCTGCTGCTGCTCCGGGCCGACCCGAGCGCGCCCCGGCGCCGGGTCGTGGTATCGGTCGACCTGCCCGCCCGGGCCGTCGGCCGGGTCGACGGGGAGCTCGGGTCCAGCGCCGTCCGGCTGACCGAGCCGGTGCCGGTGAGCGCGGTCGCCGCGATCCACGTCGACGGCGCGGAGGCCGCGGACGACGTGGCCGCCGCCGCCGAGGTGGTCGCGGAGGCGCAGGCCGGGGACCCGGATGCCCAGTTCACCGTCGACAGCGCCGAGGACCACGAGCTGGAGTGGTACGACGTGACCGAGCTGGACCTGCTGCTCCGCTCGGTCTCCTGA
- a CDS encoding tryptophan 2,3-dioxygenase — translation MTEVTPAPDARFGEQGGQLTYSDYLRLADLLAAQVPESDPASHDELLFITIHQVYELWFKLLLAELTDARDRMLAGETYLPRMRLERCHVVERVLVGQVDVIDTMTPQDFLVFRTKLAPASGFQSVQFREIEFLSGLKDPHFLRRFRGLSGPERERLERRLAEPSLWDGFLAVLGRAGFDVTDPEARFGAYQRIAADRERHGPLWDLAEALVAHDQAFSLWRARHVLMAERQIGTKPGTGGSAGGAYLRSRVETRFYPELWELRSRL, via the coding sequence GTGACCGAGGTGACCCCCGCGCCCGATGCCCGGTTCGGTGAGCAGGGCGGCCAGCTCACCTACAGCGACTACCTCCGGCTGGCCGACCTGCTCGCCGCGCAGGTGCCGGAGTCCGACCCGGCCTCCCACGACGAGCTGCTCTTCATCACCATCCACCAGGTCTACGAGCTCTGGTTCAAGCTGCTGCTCGCGGAGCTGACCGACGCCCGGGACCGGATGCTGGCGGGGGAGACCTACCTGCCCCGGATGCGCCTGGAGCGCTGCCATGTGGTGGAGCGCGTGCTGGTCGGCCAGGTCGACGTGATCGACACGATGACCCCGCAGGACTTCCTGGTCTTCCGCACCAAGCTCGCCCCGGCCTCGGGCTTCCAGTCCGTCCAGTTCCGGGAGATTGAGTTCCTCTCCGGGCTGAAGGACCCGCACTTCCTGCGCCGGTTCCGGGGCCTGTCCGGCCCCGAGCGGGAGCGGCTGGAGCGCCGGCTGGCCGAGCCGAGCCTCTGGGACGGCTTCCTCGCCGTGCTCGGCCGGGCCGGCTTCGACGTGACCGACCCGGAGGCGCGCTTCGGGGCGTACCAGCGGATCGCCGCGGACCGGGAGCGGCACGGGCCGCTCTGGGACCTGGCCGAGGCGCTGGTCGCCCATGACCAGGCATTTTCGCTGTGGCGGGCCCGGCACGTGCTGATGGCGGAACGGCAGATCGGCACCAAACCGGGTACAGGCGGCTCGGCCGGCGGCGCCTACCTGCGGTCGCGGGTGGAGACCCGGTTCTATCCGGAGCTGTGGGAGCTGCGCAGCCGGCTCTGA
- a CDS encoding helix-turn-helix transcriptional regulator → MEPRFLLLSDVAAELNVSDSQVYHMVRSGELPAIKIGGRGQWRVERARLEEYIQQKYAETAEWVRGNPLSDRDTE, encoded by the coding sequence GTGGAGCCGAGGTTCCTGCTCCTGTCCGACGTGGCCGCGGAGCTCAACGTGTCGGACTCGCAGGTCTACCACATGGTGCGCAGCGGAGAGCTGCCCGCCATCAAGATCGGCGGGCGGGGACAGTGGCGGGTCGAGCGCGCCCGGCTGGAGGAGTACATCCAGCAGAAGTACGCGGAGACCGCGGAGTGGGTACGCGGCAACCCGCTCAGCGATCGCGACACGGAGTAA